The window ATCATGACATTAGCTTAGAAATGTAACCTTGTTCCTAATAATTTTGAGACCATAGCTATCCAAGATGGATGGTTTAGTTCTGGTCAGACTTATCTGGAGACATTGCGAGTTTCTAGCAGTTGTTGAAGGTCCTCTTCAATCGTTGCAGTGACTATAGGCCATGTAGGCTTTtcagtttcctttttctcactGCTAGTAgtagtttttctttatttatttcatgCTAATAGGATTTTTCGTTCATTTCATGTTGATTCAATCTTAGTTACTTTCTGTTGTTATCGGAATAATAAATAATTCTCTTAGAAAGCTGGTAAGAAATGCTTTTCTCTAGATATATGCGGGACAGACGTTTTTAAGTTTATGGTGATGAGTGGGAAACACCAGGGTTAATACTGAAATGGAGaataattttttgaaacttGATTAGTATCTGCTTTTACTTCATTACTTACGGTGGTATCTTATGATTTTAATAGGCACGCTCTATTCGGGACTTTGACAGCCATGCCACATGCCTTGTCGCCAAATATGAGGTATCAAATATTTGACCTTCTCACATGCTGTTCCTATGACTTACTGAAAAATGGATTTGGCTCCCCAGACGGTGGATACATATTACAGGCGTTGTAGCAGTACTAGTTATGTGGGAAATGTCTCTGTACCACTCCTCTGCATCAGTGCATTAGATGATCCACTTTGTACGAGGGAAGCTATTCCATGGGATGAATGCAGGTGTAGCAGTTacctaattttttgtttaaacaTGTCACATATTTGACCTGAGATAATGAGCATCttaacttttcctttttcttaggGCAAACAAAAATATTGTCTTGGCTACCACGGAACATGGAGGACACCTAGCTTTTTTCGAGGGACTAAATGGAGATAGCCTTTGGTACTTTACAAATGCTTTCTTTGCAACATGTTTCACTGCCAAGtagtatggtttttttttttggataaaagcTGATTGTTCCAACTGATATGGTTATTCAAGATTGAGGTGATCATTATAAGATAAACCAAGAAGAGTAAATTTTTTACTTCCGGAGCacaagatttatttatttatttatttttaataagagCATATCCAGCTTATGACCTTTATATGATGTACTTGCATTCACCTATTGGTACATTGTACATTTGTATGTAAAGCTTTTACCTCAGATTCCTGTGGGAGTTACCATTTAAGTCATTCTCCATGGCTGCTACGAATTCATATTGTGTATTAAATTGCCAGCTGTATTAGTAGAATGCCTTTCATAACATTTATGAACATTGTTGGTTTTATCTTTTTCAGGTGGGTAAGGGCTGTTGATGAATTCCTCAGTGTCCTACACGCTAGCCCGTTTATGCATAGACAAAACAAGGTGCaaaaacatgtttattaatcacTTGGTGCAGAATAAATAGTACCATATTGTAAAAGGGCACTAGAATTTTGAGCATCTGATGCTACTATACTGCTCAAGCATGAATGTTTGATGAGATTGTCAGTAtgtcattcttttattttatttccgaTAAACTTAATTTCAAGGTGATTTTGACCACAAACTCTTCATGATATTGCAGACACACAATTCTTCCCTGCACTCTGCTTTGGAATCTTCAATTGATCAGGGCCCATACTTGAATGTTATGGAAGATGGTATGGTGGCTGCAGTGGGTAATGAGCAACCAGCTAAAATGACAGGATACTTTTCTGTTGAGCAGCAGATGATTCATGAAAAGAAGAATGAGGTTCCTGATATAGAGGAAATTCAACATGACGAAACAAAAGCCAAGACAGATTCCATGCAGGGCACATCCCAACCCTCTGGACGAGAGACAGAGAGCAACCTGGTTGTCAAGTATCCTCATGATATAACTGCTCCTATAAGGAGATGCATAGATCAGCTTTCCCGACAGAATAGGAAATCTATATGGCTGCTTGCATATATTGCAATCATAACCACTTGGCCATTGGTGGGTTCTGCTCTTCTCATTGTCTTCAAGAGGAAGCTAAAAAGTGTCTTACCCGCAGCATGGCTCAAAAGATAGAAACAGTTGTTGGTGGTAATCTTTAGCACCATTTTGTGCTCCTGTACTTTATAATGAGAATTGTCAACATAATATGACAAACATTTATATTGATATCATGGTCTTGTGATATCCCTTGATATAACAATCTTTAATTACCCAACCCCAAACTCCTCTTTGGATCTAGCTCCTACTTCCTCCTGCTTACAACTATGGTGAAAATGAATTATGACTGTAGCAGAGAGACTGTTTTCTCCCTGTAGATCCAGTGATCATTTCTCCCCCTTTCTTCTGGGGCAACGATCAACCTACCATCCCTTTTCTTCCCGGTTGATAACCTTTCCTCTTCCATTTCCCTTCTATGGCAGACATTCTTTGTTGGGTTCAACAATCCCAACACTTCCAAGTTTAGATCCCTTGGTTAAATTAGTTGTACTTGTCACATTAATCCGGAACCAATTTTCTGaggattaatttttttaatgaaaagaaaacttcattaAACTGAAAGAGAAGCAGGGAATAAAAGTGTTAGATAGCTACCAAATTTTATGTGTGGCCTAACTAAGAGGTTCTCTATGTATATTAGGTTCAAGATTTCAAATTATCAGTCAATATGTGCTAGAAAAAGCTGTACATATTGGAACCTGAGCTACTAAGGGGAATGGTTCTCCAACAATGTCCATGAATGAAACTCTATCCATAGACAATTTGGCAAAATTTCATACCTGGCCCAGCCATTCATTTTGAGCCACATGGGCAATTTGTTTTGTCCAGTTAACCGTTGGAATAGTTGTACATCTTATGGATTagtcatgtgtcaaatttcaaattcaatttcatCAAATACCCTTCCGTGTATGTCTAGGCATCCTTGTATTTTTAAGCAATCCATGTATATCCACGAACCCTCTTTTATCTTAGATTTTTTCGGAGTTTTATTTTGCTGCATTGTGGACTCTGTTTGAGCTAATTCTAGCTTGAGATGTAGACAAGGGATCTTAGAGCACTTTTGCATACATTTTGACCTCACCGGATCTGCCacttgttagattttttttccgGCAGTTTGGGAATACCCTTTCATTCCATTCCATTACAATCAATTAGAGAACAACACAGTACAACTATCACTGAATCATGAGAGTTCAACCAAAgcttcaaaatataaaaataaccTTCAAATATAGTACACATATTTGAACAAATCAAAGGCAATAGAAACAGTTTATTCCACAATTACATTCAATCATCAATAACACAGAAGGCATGGACTGAGGTGTTAGCACTTTCAATCCCTCTGTATCCATTTCCAACATAGATGCATCCATTGCTTACCGACATGCCGCCATATACAGAGACACCAGTGTCATATGACCATAATATTTTCCCTTTCTCAGCACTCATTGCATATATAGTCCCTGGTGAATTTGTAGATCCAGCAAACAAAACACCATTAGCGACGGTAACCGGACCGTAAGAGGTAGAATTGCTCGGGTTCCCTACCGACCATAGGACTTCACCTGTGGAAGCATCCATTGCCACCCACCCTCCTGCTGTTGTGTTTTGCTTAGATGGTGTAAGGGTGAAATTCTTTTGATTACCATTGTCAATGTTTGTGTATACCCTCAAACCATCTGTGGCTGCTCCCCAGGTTCCTCCTCCAAGATAGCTACCTGGTCCAGCAAACTGCACATATGGTGACAACAAAATTAAGAATCAGCAaagtatataataaaaaatgggaAGTGTTATCTGTCTGGGAGCATGGCCCCTGCACCAGTGTGAGGCCAGGTCAATGGAAGTGCACGTCGAAGCATCAACGGGGTAGACATTTCCATGAAATCATTTCATTCCCCCGCCCCACACTAGTGTATATGTGCAGCCCTCACACTCCGAGACATAGTCCTTTCCATTAGAAGTATAAGACAGCCCTATGTACAGGATTAATGTCCCGCCATTCttgaatgaaaaataaacaaatacaaaTGAAACTTAAATCTCCATCTTCAGCATAGCCATCAGCAATGTAACAAGATCACAGAGCTTATAAATTACAAGAACCCAGAtctcatatgaaaaaaaaaatggatgagaaagaaaaaaacttacAGTACCCCAGATGAGGTCACCAGTGTCACGGTCCAAAGCCCAAGCATAACCACTTTTCTGCACAGCAGCTACAATATCACGTTTAGTTCCATTGACAAATATGGTGAGTATCATGGGTGCCTCACCAAAATCAGCATCTGGGTTTGGACCAGGTGGACAGTTGGGTGTTGAAAGATTGTTGCAAGCATAGAACCATATGTCATACCCACCTAGTTGCCTATACCATGTGATGTTTCCTGTGTCCATATCAAAGGCCAAGAAGGAATTTTCGTGGTTGCTTGGCTCAATGCACTTGTCTGACTGAGTTGGGGTTGTTTGGTTATTCTCTGTTGCTTGGCAATCCTTTACATATTGTGGAGCAGAGTAGAGATTTCCAGTTGCAACATAAACATGGTTTCTGATTACATCAATGGAGGGACTACTTCCCCATATTGAAGCTCCTGCATAGCCTCCCAATTGACCACCATTGTCTGGTAGAGTATAGGTTTGCCATGATATTGTGCCAGTTTGGAAGTTTAATTTGGACAGGCTACCTCGGAAAGTGCAGCATTGGCTGACATTTAGGGCTTCTTCTAATGAAGATGTTCCCACATAGAAAGATCTGTAGAATGACAGTCAATCATATCTCTAAACTGAAGTACAAAAGCTGTAGAGAAACAAGaatttaaaatgatgcagaaaagaacggaatatatatacaaacaaACACTTATACAATTATATACAAGGATTTACGTGGTTCGACAGGATTTTCTACATCCACGATAAGATGAGATCTACTTCATTATTAATGGAAAATGGAATTATAGCCCTTGATCCTCACAACTCTCTCACATAGATTTTAAAGAAAGAATtattgctacaaatatatagcaaataGGTAATTAACTAGAGCTGCCACCACAAACCCCACCTTGGACCTGCTAGCTTGTGGAAGTCCCAGTAATGCTCAAGGTGGGCTGATTCCTCCATGCCTCAAGCACTAAAATTCTTAACAACCCTTCCAAATCAACCCATTTACGCAAGCAATGTAATATAAGGCATCACATCCCCAATACAAGCCTCAATGAGAACAAAGGGATGAGTCTCTCCACAACCCATGTATTGCCACCAGAAAAAGTGAAGATATTGGTTCAATATAATCACTCTCTACCCATACCCTGCAGTGGCTGGAGCCTAATGCATTGGGCACGTccttttttataagaaaaaagaaaaattgaagtgTTACTAACCCATTGTATACTGTCCCAGACATGGTAATAAGACCTGTTGGATGGCTATCAAGCTTAGTTGACCAGACCAGAT is drawn from Macadamia integrifolia cultivar HAES 741 chromosome 7, SCU_Mint_v3, whole genome shotgun sequence and contains these coding sequences:
- the LOC122084723 gene encoding polyvinylalcohol dehydrogenase-like, producing MTLKWRFSAQNISATPSIFNGTIYLPSWDGYIYAIKASDGSVEKNVDELTGLNGIAIFGSNVSFARTTLTAAGDLLIIRINGPAVVFVVKRKTGDLVCNNGGLLVLVVLLSALGLTPTANAASDWVNHGKDLYNSRYASEEVVISPGSVKKMELKWQFFAKSVSATPSIFNGTLYFPSWDGNIYALKESDGSVVWERNVGELTGLNGTGITGSNVSFARATPTVAGDLLIIGIYGPAVVIAVERATGDLVWSTKLDSHPTGLITMSGTVYNGSFYVGTSSLEEALNVSQCCTFRGSLSKLNFQTGTISWQTYTLPDNGGQLGGYAGASIWGSSPSIDVIRNHVYVATGNLYSAPQYVKDCQATENNQTTPTQSDKCIEPSNHENSFLAFDMDTGNITWYRQLGGYDIWFYACNNLSTPNCPPGPNPDADFGEAPMILTIFVNGTKRDIVAAVQKSGYAWALDRDTGDLIWGTFAGPGSYLGGGTWGAATDGLRVYTNIDNGNQKNFTLTPSKQNTTAGGWVAMDASTGEVLWSVGNPSNSTSYGPVTVANGVLFAGSTNSPGTIYAMSAEKGKILWSYDTGVSVYGGMSVSNGCIYVGNGYRGIESANTSVHAFCVIDD